Proteins encoded together in one Bos indicus isolate NIAB-ARS_2022 breed Sahiwal x Tharparkar chromosome 3, NIAB-ARS_B.indTharparkar_mat_pri_1.0, whole genome shotgun sequence window:
- the CRTC2 gene encoding CREB-regulated transcription coactivator 2 isoform X2, which produces MATSGANGPGSATASASNPRKFSEKIALQKQRQAEETAAFEEVMMDIGSTRLQAQKLRLAYTRSSHYGGSLPNVNQIGCGLAEFQSPLHSPLDSSRSTRHHGLVERVQRDPRRMVSPLRRYARHIDSSPYSPAYLSPPPESSWRRTMPWGSFPAEKGQLFRLPSALNRTSSDSALHTSVMNPSPQDTYPSPAPPSVLPSRRGATPSFAGCLDGETDSKVPAIEENLLDDKHLLKPWDAKKLSSSSSRPRSCEVPGINIFPSPDQPATVPVLPPAMNTGGSLPDLTNLHFPPPLPTPLDPEETAYPSLSGGSSTSNLTHTMTHLGISGGLALGPGYDAPGLHSPLSHPSFQSSLSNPNLQASLSSPQPQLQGSHSHPSLPASSLARHALPTTSLGHPSLSAPALSSSSSSSSASSPVLGAPAYPASAPGASPRHRRVPLSPLSLPAGPADARRSQQQLPKQFSPTMSPTLSSITQGVALDTSKLPTDQRLPPYPYSPPSLVLPTQQPTPKPLQQPGLPSQACSVQPSGGQPPGRQLQYGTLYPPGPSGHGQQSYHRSMSDFSLGNLEQFNMENPSTSLALDPPGFSEGPGFLGGEGPVSGPQDPHALNHQNVTHCSRHGSGPNVILTGDASPGFSKEIAAALAGVPGFEVSAAGLGLGLGLEEELRMEPLGLEGLSMLSDPCALLPDPAVEDSFRSDRLQ; this is translated from the exons ATGGCGACGTCGGGAGCGAATGGGCCCGGTTCGGCCACGGCCTCAGCTTCCAATCCGCGTAAGTTTAGTGAGAAGATCGCGCTGCAGAAGCAGCGTCAGGCCGAGGAGACGGCGGCCTTCGAGGAGGTGATGATGGACATCGGCTCCACCCGG TTACAGGCCCAAAAACTTCGGCTGGCATACACAAGGAGCTCCCACTATGGTGGCTCTCTGCCCAATGTGAACCAGATTGGCTGTGGCCTAGCCGAGTTCCAG AGCCCCCTCCACTCCCCTCTGGATTCATCTCGGAGCACTCGACATCACGGGCTGGTGGAACGGGTGCAGCGAGATCCCCGAAGAATGGTGTCCCCGCTTCGCCGCTACGCCCGC CACATTGACAGCTCTCCCTATAGTCCTGCCTATTTATCTCCTCCCCCGGAGTCCAGCTGGCGGAG GACAATGCCCTGGGGCAGTTTCCCTGCAGAGAAGGGACAGTTGTTTCGACTACCATCTGCACTTAACAG GACAAGCTCTGACTCTGCCCTTCACACAAGCGTGATGAACCCCAGCCCTCAGGACACGTATCCAAGCCCTGCACCCCCCAGCGTCCTGCCGAGCCGCCGTGGAG CCACTCCGTCCTTTGCAGGTTGTCTGGACGGCGAGACGGACTCCAAAG TCCCTGCTATTGAGGAGAACTTGCTAGATGATAAGCACTTGTTGAAACCATGGGATGCTAAGAAG cTGTCCTCGTCCTCCTCCCGACCTCGGTCCTGTGAAGTCCCTGGAATTAA catcttcccGTCTCCTGACCAGCCTGCCACTGTGCCTGTCCTCCCACCTGCCATGAACACGGGAGGCTCCCTACCTGACCTCACCAACCTGCACTTTCCCCCACCGCTACCCACCCCCCTGGACCCAGAGGAGACAGCCTATCCCAGCCTGAGTGGGGGCAGCAGTACCTCCAATTTGACCCACACCATGACCCACCTGGGCATCAGCGGGGGCCTGGCCCTGGGCCCGGGCTATGATGCGCCAG GACTTCATTCACCTCTCAGCCACCCATCCTTTCAGTCCTCCCTAAGCAATCCCaacctccaggcttccctgagcaGTCCTCAGCCCCAGCTCCAGGGCTCCCACAGTCACCCCTCACTGCCTGCTTCCTCCTTGGCTCGCCACGCACTGCCCACCACCTCCCTGGGCCACCCCTCGCTCAGTGCCCcggccctctcctcctcctcttcctcctcttccgcTTCCTCTCCGGTGCTGGGGGCCCCCGCTtacccagcttctgcccctgggGCCTCCCCCCGCCACCGCCGTGTGCCCCTCAGTCCCCTGAGTTTGCCCGCGGGCCCAGCCGACGCCAGAAGGTCCCAACAGCAACTGCCCAAACAGTTTTCGCCAACAATGTCACCCACCTTGTCTTCCATCACTCAG GGCGTCGCCCTGGATACCAGTAAGCTGCCCACCGACCAGCGGCTGCCTCCATACCCATACAGCCCCCCAAGTCTGGTTCTGCCCACCCAGCAACCCACCCCAAAGCCTCTGCAGCAGCCAGGGCTGCCCTCTCAGGCCTGCTCAGTGCAGCCCTCAGGGGGCCAGCCCCCAGGCAGGCAGCTGCAGTATGGGACACTGTACCCGCCCGGACCCAGTGGGCACGGGCAACAGTCTTACCACCGGTCGATGAGTGACTTCAGCCTGGGGAAC CTGGAGCAGTTCAACATGGAGAACCCATCGACCAGCCTGGCGCTGGATCCCCCTGGCTTTTCCGAAGGGCCTGGCTTCTTAGGGGGTGAGGGACCAGTGAGTGGCCCCCAGGACCCTCACGCCCTCAACCACCAGAACGTAACCCACTGTTCCCGCCACGGCTCAGGGCCTAACGTCATCCTCACAG GAGACGCCTCCCCAGGCTTCTCCAAGGAGATTGCAGCGGCCCTGGCCGGAGTGCCGGGCTTCGAGGTGTCAGcagctgggctggggctggggctggggctggaggaggagctgcgCATGGAGCCACTGGGCCTGGAGGGGCTCAGCATGCTGAGTGACCCCTGCGCCCTGCTGCCTGATCCGGCTGTGGAGGACTCGTTCCGCAGTGACCGGCTGCAGTGA
- the CRTC2 gene encoding CREB-regulated transcription coactivator 2 isoform X3 has product MATSGANGPGSATASASNPRKFSEKIALQKQRQAEETAAFEEVMMDIGSTRLQAQKLRLAYTRSSHYGGSLPNVNQIGCGLAEFQSPLHSPLDSSRSTRHHGLVERVQRDPRRMVSPLRRYARHIDSSPYSPAYLSPPPESSWRRTMPWGSFPAEKGQLFRLPSALNRTSSDSALHTSVMNPSPQDTYPSPAPPSVLPSRRGGCLDGETDSKVFLFQVPAIEENLLDDKHLLKPWDAKKLSSSSSRPRSCEVPGINIFPSPDQPATVPVLPPAMNTGGSLPDLTNLHFPPPLPTPLDPEETAYPSLSGGSSTSNLTHTMTHLGISGGLALGPGYDAPGLHSPLSHPSFQSSLSNPNLQASLSSPQPQLQGSHSHPSLPASSLARHALPTTSLGHPSLSAPALSSSSSSSSASSPVLGAPAYPASAPGASPRHRRVPLSPLSLPAGPADARRSQQQLPKQFSPTMSPTLSSITQGVALDTSKLPTDQRLPPYPYSPPSLVLPTQQPTPKPLQQPGLPSQACSVQPSGGQPPGRQLQYGTLYPPGPSGHGQQSYHRSMSDFSLGNLEQFNMENPSTSLALDPPGFSEGPGFLGGEGPVSGPQDPHALNHQNVTHCSRHGSGPNVILTGDASPGFSKEIAAALAGVPGFEVSAAGLGLGLGLEEELRMEPLGLEGLSMLSDPCALLPDPAVEDSFRSDRLQ; this is encoded by the exons ATGGCGACGTCGGGAGCGAATGGGCCCGGTTCGGCCACGGCCTCAGCTTCCAATCCGCGTAAGTTTAGTGAGAAGATCGCGCTGCAGAAGCAGCGTCAGGCCGAGGAGACGGCGGCCTTCGAGGAGGTGATGATGGACATCGGCTCCACCCGG TTACAGGCCCAAAAACTTCGGCTGGCATACACAAGGAGCTCCCACTATGGTGGCTCTCTGCCCAATGTGAACCAGATTGGCTGTGGCCTAGCCGAGTTCCAG AGCCCCCTCCACTCCCCTCTGGATTCATCTCGGAGCACTCGACATCACGGGCTGGTGGAACGGGTGCAGCGAGATCCCCGAAGAATGGTGTCCCCGCTTCGCCGCTACGCCCGC CACATTGACAGCTCTCCCTATAGTCCTGCCTATTTATCTCCTCCCCCGGAGTCCAGCTGGCGGAG GACAATGCCCTGGGGCAGTTTCCCTGCAGAGAAGGGACAGTTGTTTCGACTACCATCTGCACTTAACAG GACAAGCTCTGACTCTGCCCTTCACACAAGCGTGATGAACCCCAGCCCTCAGGACACGTATCCAAGCCCTGCACCCCCCAGCGTCCTGCCGAGCCGCCGTGGAG GTTGTCTGGACGGCGAGACGGACTCCAAAG TCTTTCTCTTTCAAGTCCCTGCTATTGAGGAGAACTTGCTAGATGATAAGCACTTGTTGAAACCATGGGATGCTAAGAAG cTGTCCTCGTCCTCCTCCCGACCTCGGTCCTGTGAAGTCCCTGGAATTAA catcttcccGTCTCCTGACCAGCCTGCCACTGTGCCTGTCCTCCCACCTGCCATGAACACGGGAGGCTCCCTACCTGACCTCACCAACCTGCACTTTCCCCCACCGCTACCCACCCCCCTGGACCCAGAGGAGACAGCCTATCCCAGCCTGAGTGGGGGCAGCAGTACCTCCAATTTGACCCACACCATGACCCACCTGGGCATCAGCGGGGGCCTGGCCCTGGGCCCGGGCTATGATGCGCCAG GACTTCATTCACCTCTCAGCCACCCATCCTTTCAGTCCTCCCTAAGCAATCCCaacctccaggcttccctgagcaGTCCTCAGCCCCAGCTCCAGGGCTCCCACAGTCACCCCTCACTGCCTGCTTCCTCCTTGGCTCGCCACGCACTGCCCACCACCTCCCTGGGCCACCCCTCGCTCAGTGCCCcggccctctcctcctcctcttcctcctcttccgcTTCCTCTCCGGTGCTGGGGGCCCCCGCTtacccagcttctgcccctgggGCCTCCCCCCGCCACCGCCGTGTGCCCCTCAGTCCCCTGAGTTTGCCCGCGGGCCCAGCCGACGCCAGAAGGTCCCAACAGCAACTGCCCAAACAGTTTTCGCCAACAATGTCACCCACCTTGTCTTCCATCACTCAG GGCGTCGCCCTGGATACCAGTAAGCTGCCCACCGACCAGCGGCTGCCTCCATACCCATACAGCCCCCCAAGTCTGGTTCTGCCCACCCAGCAACCCACCCCAAAGCCTCTGCAGCAGCCAGGGCTGCCCTCTCAGGCCTGCTCAGTGCAGCCCTCAGGGGGCCAGCCCCCAGGCAGGCAGCTGCAGTATGGGACACTGTACCCGCCCGGACCCAGTGGGCACGGGCAACAGTCTTACCACCGGTCGATGAGTGACTTCAGCCTGGGGAAC CTGGAGCAGTTCAACATGGAGAACCCATCGACCAGCCTGGCGCTGGATCCCCCTGGCTTTTCCGAAGGGCCTGGCTTCTTAGGGGGTGAGGGACCAGTGAGTGGCCCCCAGGACCCTCACGCCCTCAACCACCAGAACGTAACCCACTGTTCCCGCCACGGCTCAGGGCCTAACGTCATCCTCACAG GAGACGCCTCCCCAGGCTTCTCCAAGGAGATTGCAGCGGCCCTGGCCGGAGTGCCGGGCTTCGAGGTGTCAGcagctgggctggggctggggctggggctggaggaggagctgcgCATGGAGCCACTGGGCCTGGAGGGGCTCAGCATGCTGAGTGACCCCTGCGCCCTGCTGCCTGATCCGGCTGTGGAGGACTCGTTCCGCAGTGACCGGCTGCAGTGA
- the CRTC2 gene encoding CREB-regulated transcription coactivator 2 isoform X4, whose protein sequence is MATSGANGPGSATASASNPRKFSEKIALQKQRQAEETAAFEEVMMDIGSTRLQAQKLRLAYTRSSHYGGSLPNVNQIGCGLAEFQSPLHSPLDSSRSTRHHGLVERVQRDPRRMVSPLRRYARHIDSSPYSPAYLSPPPESSWRRTMPWGSFPAEKGQLFRLPSALNRTSSDSALHTSVMNPSPQDTYPSPAPPSVLPSRRGGCLDGETDSKVPAIEENLLDDKHLLKPWDAKKLSSSSSRPRSCEVPGINIFPSPDQPATVPVLPPAMNTGGSLPDLTNLHFPPPLPTPLDPEETAYPSLSGGSSTSNLTHTMTHLGISGGLALGPGYDAPGLHSPLSHPSFQSSLSNPNLQASLSSPQPQLQGSHSHPSLPASSLARHALPTTSLGHPSLSAPALSSSSSSSSASSPVLGAPAYPASAPGASPRHRRVPLSPLSLPAGPADARRSQQQLPKQFSPTMSPTLSSITQGVALDTSKLPTDQRLPPYPYSPPSLVLPTQQPTPKPLQQPGLPSQACSVQPSGGQPPGRQLQYGTLYPPGPSGHGQQSYHRSMSDFSLGNLEQFNMENPSTSLALDPPGFSEGPGFLGGEGPVSGPQDPHALNHQNVTHCSRHGSGPNVILTGDASPGFSKEIAAALAGVPGFEVSAAGLGLGLGLEEELRMEPLGLEGLSMLSDPCALLPDPAVEDSFRSDRLQ, encoded by the exons ATGGCGACGTCGGGAGCGAATGGGCCCGGTTCGGCCACGGCCTCAGCTTCCAATCCGCGTAAGTTTAGTGAGAAGATCGCGCTGCAGAAGCAGCGTCAGGCCGAGGAGACGGCGGCCTTCGAGGAGGTGATGATGGACATCGGCTCCACCCGG TTACAGGCCCAAAAACTTCGGCTGGCATACACAAGGAGCTCCCACTATGGTGGCTCTCTGCCCAATGTGAACCAGATTGGCTGTGGCCTAGCCGAGTTCCAG AGCCCCCTCCACTCCCCTCTGGATTCATCTCGGAGCACTCGACATCACGGGCTGGTGGAACGGGTGCAGCGAGATCCCCGAAGAATGGTGTCCCCGCTTCGCCGCTACGCCCGC CACATTGACAGCTCTCCCTATAGTCCTGCCTATTTATCTCCTCCCCCGGAGTCCAGCTGGCGGAG GACAATGCCCTGGGGCAGTTTCCCTGCAGAGAAGGGACAGTTGTTTCGACTACCATCTGCACTTAACAG GACAAGCTCTGACTCTGCCCTTCACACAAGCGTGATGAACCCCAGCCCTCAGGACACGTATCCAAGCCCTGCACCCCCCAGCGTCCTGCCGAGCCGCCGTGGAG GTTGTCTGGACGGCGAGACGGACTCCAAAG TCCCTGCTATTGAGGAGAACTTGCTAGATGATAAGCACTTGTTGAAACCATGGGATGCTAAGAAG cTGTCCTCGTCCTCCTCCCGACCTCGGTCCTGTGAAGTCCCTGGAATTAA catcttcccGTCTCCTGACCAGCCTGCCACTGTGCCTGTCCTCCCACCTGCCATGAACACGGGAGGCTCCCTACCTGACCTCACCAACCTGCACTTTCCCCCACCGCTACCCACCCCCCTGGACCCAGAGGAGACAGCCTATCCCAGCCTGAGTGGGGGCAGCAGTACCTCCAATTTGACCCACACCATGACCCACCTGGGCATCAGCGGGGGCCTGGCCCTGGGCCCGGGCTATGATGCGCCAG GACTTCATTCACCTCTCAGCCACCCATCCTTTCAGTCCTCCCTAAGCAATCCCaacctccaggcttccctgagcaGTCCTCAGCCCCAGCTCCAGGGCTCCCACAGTCACCCCTCACTGCCTGCTTCCTCCTTGGCTCGCCACGCACTGCCCACCACCTCCCTGGGCCACCCCTCGCTCAGTGCCCcggccctctcctcctcctcttcctcctcttccgcTTCCTCTCCGGTGCTGGGGGCCCCCGCTtacccagcttctgcccctgggGCCTCCCCCCGCCACCGCCGTGTGCCCCTCAGTCCCCTGAGTTTGCCCGCGGGCCCAGCCGACGCCAGAAGGTCCCAACAGCAACTGCCCAAACAGTTTTCGCCAACAATGTCACCCACCTTGTCTTCCATCACTCAG GGCGTCGCCCTGGATACCAGTAAGCTGCCCACCGACCAGCGGCTGCCTCCATACCCATACAGCCCCCCAAGTCTGGTTCTGCCCACCCAGCAACCCACCCCAAAGCCTCTGCAGCAGCCAGGGCTGCCCTCTCAGGCCTGCTCAGTGCAGCCCTCAGGGGGCCAGCCCCCAGGCAGGCAGCTGCAGTATGGGACACTGTACCCGCCCGGACCCAGTGGGCACGGGCAACAGTCTTACCACCGGTCGATGAGTGACTTCAGCCTGGGGAAC CTGGAGCAGTTCAACATGGAGAACCCATCGACCAGCCTGGCGCTGGATCCCCCTGGCTTTTCCGAAGGGCCTGGCTTCTTAGGGGGTGAGGGACCAGTGAGTGGCCCCCAGGACCCTCACGCCCTCAACCACCAGAACGTAACCCACTGTTCCCGCCACGGCTCAGGGCCTAACGTCATCCTCACAG GAGACGCCTCCCCAGGCTTCTCCAAGGAGATTGCAGCGGCCCTGGCCGGAGTGCCGGGCTTCGAGGTGTCAGcagctgggctggggctggggctggggctggaggaggagctgcgCATGGAGCCACTGGGCCTGGAGGGGCTCAGCATGCTGAGTGACCCCTGCGCCCTGCTGCCTGATCCGGCTGTGGAGGACTCGTTCCGCAGTGACCGGCTGCAGTGA
- the CRTC2 gene encoding CREB-regulated transcription coactivator 2 isoform X1, which yields MATSGANGPGSATASASNPRKFSEKIALQKQRQAEETAAFEEVMMDIGSTRLQAQKLRLAYTRSSHYGGSLPNVNQIGCGLAEFQSPLHSPLDSSRSTRHHGLVERVQRDPRRMVSPLRRYARHIDSSPYSPAYLSPPPESSWRRTMPWGSFPAEKGQLFRLPSALNRTSSDSALHTSVMNPSPQDTYPSPAPPSVLPSRRGATPSFAGCLDGETDSKVFLFQVPAIEENLLDDKHLLKPWDAKKLSSSSSRPRSCEVPGINIFPSPDQPATVPVLPPAMNTGGSLPDLTNLHFPPPLPTPLDPEETAYPSLSGGSSTSNLTHTMTHLGISGGLALGPGYDAPGLHSPLSHPSFQSSLSNPNLQASLSSPQPQLQGSHSHPSLPASSLARHALPTTSLGHPSLSAPALSSSSSSSSASSPVLGAPAYPASAPGASPRHRRVPLSPLSLPAGPADARRSQQQLPKQFSPTMSPTLSSITQGVALDTSKLPTDQRLPPYPYSPPSLVLPTQQPTPKPLQQPGLPSQACSVQPSGGQPPGRQLQYGTLYPPGPSGHGQQSYHRSMSDFSLGNLEQFNMENPSTSLALDPPGFSEGPGFLGGEGPVSGPQDPHALNHQNVTHCSRHGSGPNVILTGDASPGFSKEIAAALAGVPGFEVSAAGLGLGLGLEEELRMEPLGLEGLSMLSDPCALLPDPAVEDSFRSDRLQ from the exons ATGGCGACGTCGGGAGCGAATGGGCCCGGTTCGGCCACGGCCTCAGCTTCCAATCCGCGTAAGTTTAGTGAGAAGATCGCGCTGCAGAAGCAGCGTCAGGCCGAGGAGACGGCGGCCTTCGAGGAGGTGATGATGGACATCGGCTCCACCCGG TTACAGGCCCAAAAACTTCGGCTGGCATACACAAGGAGCTCCCACTATGGTGGCTCTCTGCCCAATGTGAACCAGATTGGCTGTGGCCTAGCCGAGTTCCAG AGCCCCCTCCACTCCCCTCTGGATTCATCTCGGAGCACTCGACATCACGGGCTGGTGGAACGGGTGCAGCGAGATCCCCGAAGAATGGTGTCCCCGCTTCGCCGCTACGCCCGC CACATTGACAGCTCTCCCTATAGTCCTGCCTATTTATCTCCTCCCCCGGAGTCCAGCTGGCGGAG GACAATGCCCTGGGGCAGTTTCCCTGCAGAGAAGGGACAGTTGTTTCGACTACCATCTGCACTTAACAG GACAAGCTCTGACTCTGCCCTTCACACAAGCGTGATGAACCCCAGCCCTCAGGACACGTATCCAAGCCCTGCACCCCCCAGCGTCCTGCCGAGCCGCCGTGGAG CCACTCCGTCCTTTGCAGGTTGTCTGGACGGCGAGACGGACTCCAAAG TCTTTCTCTTTCAAGTCCCTGCTATTGAGGAGAACTTGCTAGATGATAAGCACTTGTTGAAACCATGGGATGCTAAGAAG cTGTCCTCGTCCTCCTCCCGACCTCGGTCCTGTGAAGTCCCTGGAATTAA catcttcccGTCTCCTGACCAGCCTGCCACTGTGCCTGTCCTCCCACCTGCCATGAACACGGGAGGCTCCCTACCTGACCTCACCAACCTGCACTTTCCCCCACCGCTACCCACCCCCCTGGACCCAGAGGAGACAGCCTATCCCAGCCTGAGTGGGGGCAGCAGTACCTCCAATTTGACCCACACCATGACCCACCTGGGCATCAGCGGGGGCCTGGCCCTGGGCCCGGGCTATGATGCGCCAG GACTTCATTCACCTCTCAGCCACCCATCCTTTCAGTCCTCCCTAAGCAATCCCaacctccaggcttccctgagcaGTCCTCAGCCCCAGCTCCAGGGCTCCCACAGTCACCCCTCACTGCCTGCTTCCTCCTTGGCTCGCCACGCACTGCCCACCACCTCCCTGGGCCACCCCTCGCTCAGTGCCCcggccctctcctcctcctcttcctcctcttccgcTTCCTCTCCGGTGCTGGGGGCCCCCGCTtacccagcttctgcccctgggGCCTCCCCCCGCCACCGCCGTGTGCCCCTCAGTCCCCTGAGTTTGCCCGCGGGCCCAGCCGACGCCAGAAGGTCCCAACAGCAACTGCCCAAACAGTTTTCGCCAACAATGTCACCCACCTTGTCTTCCATCACTCAG GGCGTCGCCCTGGATACCAGTAAGCTGCCCACCGACCAGCGGCTGCCTCCATACCCATACAGCCCCCCAAGTCTGGTTCTGCCCACCCAGCAACCCACCCCAAAGCCTCTGCAGCAGCCAGGGCTGCCCTCTCAGGCCTGCTCAGTGCAGCCCTCAGGGGGCCAGCCCCCAGGCAGGCAGCTGCAGTATGGGACACTGTACCCGCCCGGACCCAGTGGGCACGGGCAACAGTCTTACCACCGGTCGATGAGTGACTTCAGCCTGGGGAAC CTGGAGCAGTTCAACATGGAGAACCCATCGACCAGCCTGGCGCTGGATCCCCCTGGCTTTTCCGAAGGGCCTGGCTTCTTAGGGGGTGAGGGACCAGTGAGTGGCCCCCAGGACCCTCACGCCCTCAACCACCAGAACGTAACCCACTGTTCCCGCCACGGCTCAGGGCCTAACGTCATCCTCACAG GAGACGCCTCCCCAGGCTTCTCCAAGGAGATTGCAGCGGCCCTGGCCGGAGTGCCGGGCTTCGAGGTGTCAGcagctgggctggggctggggctggggctggaggaggagctgcgCATGGAGCCACTGGGCCTGGAGGGGCTCAGCATGCTGAGTGACCCCTGCGCCCTGCTGCCTGATCCGGCTGTGGAGGACTCGTTCCGCAGTGACCGGCTGCAGTGA
- the CRTC2 gene encoding CREB-regulated transcription coactivator 2 isoform X5 — protein sequence MATSGANGPGSATASASNPRKFSEKIALQKQRQAEETAAFEEVMMDIGSTRLQAQKLRLAYTRSSHYGGSLPNVNQIGCGLAEFQSPLHSPLDSSRSTRHHGLVERVQRDPRRMVSPLRRYARHIDSSPYSPAYLSPPPESSWRRTSSDSALHTSVMNPSPQDTYPSPAPPSVLPSRRGATPSFAGCLDGETDSKVFLFQVPAIEENLLDDKHLLKPWDAKKLSSSSSRPRSCEVPGINIFPSPDQPATVPVLPPAMNTGGSLPDLTNLHFPPPLPTPLDPEETAYPSLSGGSSTSNLTHTMTHLGISGGLALGPGYDAPGLHSPLSHPSFQSSLSNPNLQASLSSPQPQLQGSHSHPSLPASSLARHALPTTSLGHPSLSAPALSSSSSSSSASSPVLGAPAYPASAPGASPRHRRVPLSPLSLPAGPADARRSQQQLPKQFSPTMSPTLSSITQGVALDTSKLPTDQRLPPYPYSPPSLVLPTQQPTPKPLQQPGLPSQACSVQPSGGQPPGRQLQYGTLYPPGPSGHGQQSYHRSMSDFSLGNLEQFNMENPSTSLALDPPGFSEGPGFLGGEGPVSGPQDPHALNHQNVTHCSRHGSGPNVILTGDASPGFSKEIAAALAGVPGFEVSAAGLGLGLGLEEELRMEPLGLEGLSMLSDPCALLPDPAVEDSFRSDRLQ from the exons ATGGCGACGTCGGGAGCGAATGGGCCCGGTTCGGCCACGGCCTCAGCTTCCAATCCGCGTAAGTTTAGTGAGAAGATCGCGCTGCAGAAGCAGCGTCAGGCCGAGGAGACGGCGGCCTTCGAGGAGGTGATGATGGACATCGGCTCCACCCGG TTACAGGCCCAAAAACTTCGGCTGGCATACACAAGGAGCTCCCACTATGGTGGCTCTCTGCCCAATGTGAACCAGATTGGCTGTGGCCTAGCCGAGTTCCAG AGCCCCCTCCACTCCCCTCTGGATTCATCTCGGAGCACTCGACATCACGGGCTGGTGGAACGGGTGCAGCGAGATCCCCGAAGAATGGTGTCCCCGCTTCGCCGCTACGCCCGC CACATTGACAGCTCTCCCTATAGTCCTGCCTATTTATCTCCTCCCCCGGAGTCCAGCTGGCGGAG GACAAGCTCTGACTCTGCCCTTCACACAAGCGTGATGAACCCCAGCCCTCAGGACACGTATCCAAGCCCTGCACCCCCCAGCGTCCTGCCGAGCCGCCGTGGAG CCACTCCGTCCTTTGCAGGTTGTCTGGACGGCGAGACGGACTCCAAAG TCTTTCTCTTTCAAGTCCCTGCTATTGAGGAGAACTTGCTAGATGATAAGCACTTGTTGAAACCATGGGATGCTAAGAAG cTGTCCTCGTCCTCCTCCCGACCTCGGTCCTGTGAAGTCCCTGGAATTAA catcttcccGTCTCCTGACCAGCCTGCCACTGTGCCTGTCCTCCCACCTGCCATGAACACGGGAGGCTCCCTACCTGACCTCACCAACCTGCACTTTCCCCCACCGCTACCCACCCCCCTGGACCCAGAGGAGACAGCCTATCCCAGCCTGAGTGGGGGCAGCAGTACCTCCAATTTGACCCACACCATGACCCACCTGGGCATCAGCGGGGGCCTGGCCCTGGGCCCGGGCTATGATGCGCCAG GACTTCATTCACCTCTCAGCCACCCATCCTTTCAGTCCTCCCTAAGCAATCCCaacctccaggcttccctgagcaGTCCTCAGCCCCAGCTCCAGGGCTCCCACAGTCACCCCTCACTGCCTGCTTCCTCCTTGGCTCGCCACGCACTGCCCACCACCTCCCTGGGCCACCCCTCGCTCAGTGCCCcggccctctcctcctcctcttcctcctcttccgcTTCCTCTCCGGTGCTGGGGGCCCCCGCTtacccagcttctgcccctgggGCCTCCCCCCGCCACCGCCGTGTGCCCCTCAGTCCCCTGAGTTTGCCCGCGGGCCCAGCCGACGCCAGAAGGTCCCAACAGCAACTGCCCAAACAGTTTTCGCCAACAATGTCACCCACCTTGTCTTCCATCACTCAG GGCGTCGCCCTGGATACCAGTAAGCTGCCCACCGACCAGCGGCTGCCTCCATACCCATACAGCCCCCCAAGTCTGGTTCTGCCCACCCAGCAACCCACCCCAAAGCCTCTGCAGCAGCCAGGGCTGCCCTCTCAGGCCTGCTCAGTGCAGCCCTCAGGGGGCCAGCCCCCAGGCAGGCAGCTGCAGTATGGGACACTGTACCCGCCCGGACCCAGTGGGCACGGGCAACAGTCTTACCACCGGTCGATGAGTGACTTCAGCCTGGGGAAC CTGGAGCAGTTCAACATGGAGAACCCATCGACCAGCCTGGCGCTGGATCCCCCTGGCTTTTCCGAAGGGCCTGGCTTCTTAGGGGGTGAGGGACCAGTGAGTGGCCCCCAGGACCCTCACGCCCTCAACCACCAGAACGTAACCCACTGTTCCCGCCACGGCTCAGGGCCTAACGTCATCCTCACAG GAGACGCCTCCCCAGGCTTCTCCAAGGAGATTGCAGCGGCCCTGGCCGGAGTGCCGGGCTTCGAGGTGTCAGcagctgggctggggctggggctggggctggaggaggagctgcgCATGGAGCCACTGGGCCTGGAGGGGCTCAGCATGCTGAGTGACCCCTGCGCCCTGCTGCCTGATCCGGCTGTGGAGGACTCGTTCCGCAGTGACCGGCTGCAGTGA